Proteins encoded together in one Nostoc sp. PCC 7524 window:
- a CDS encoding type I polyketide synthase encodes MPDSREKVNDRLQKTPVAIIGMACIFPQAKNLQEYWQNIISKVDCITDVPPSRWNIDEYYDPDPKTPDKTYCKRGGFIPDIDFNPMEFGLPPNILEVTDSSQILSLLVAKQAMTDAGYGEASKAIRDRTGVVLGVGGGQKLIVPLTTRLQYPVWQKVLKSSGLSEEDTQKIIEKIKLAYIKWEENSFPGMLGNVVAGRIANRLDLGGINCVVDAACAASLSALRMALSELTDYRSDMMITGGVDTDNSIFMYMCFSKTPAFSKRQKISPFDGESDGMLIGEGIGMMVLKRLEDAEKDGDRIYAVIKGIGTSSDGKHKSIYAPRSSGQAVALGRAYAEAGFTPSTVGLIEAHGTGTTAGDPAEFAALNEVFRENNPQKQHIALGSVKSQIGHTKATAGAASLIKTALALHHKILPPTINISEPNPQLQIEDSPFYLNTETRPWLRSADQPSRRAGVSSFGFGGTNYHVVLEEYNSEQNYSYRLHHNRHEILLFADHPAQLRDRCQTVLLQLQSSASAQHYAELVDACKSLVIPPNSARVGFVAASVAEACEYLQTAINLLNTQVSAESWEHPQGIYYRKAGIAPQTKIVALFSGQGSQYLEMGKELTLNFPILRQAYAQMDSILSQAGVSPISDVVFPVPVFATPQKEAQVARLQRTENAQPAIGVFSVGLYKILQQAGFKPDFVAGHSFGELTALWCAGVLADEDYFFLVKARGQAMASPQNSDVDTGGMLAVSGDVSKLPELITNSLQIKIANWNSNNQVVLAGTKSEVREVQQVLTRQGYSCIPLNVSAAFHTSLVSYAQKPFAQAIRTVKFNQPKIPVFSNITGNVYPQEPEKIRQTLADHILNPVVFKQEIENIYAAGGYCFVEFGPKQILINLVKNILGNKPHLAIALNPQSRRQTTEIASKDSDRSLREAVVQLRVAGLPLGNLDPYQAELKVDTNTKKSLTVRLNGSNYVSDKTKSVFEQALQSGDQIKSQIPPKPQSISEQSTIKSQIQPQPELSKSKSTTTGQSSGVSGNGNGNGNGNGRSVNGKHQHKTPENGQTTKPSQPQFITSKPTISMLTQSTPSTVPQQLSVASSTQIEKLSKSLSPASDQSVIDSFERMIMRFYEHQAEVLRVQEQYLKNQAEASQGFLQMMQQQYSSLIAESSNHHLQEKLLTDFPAPASLKGQEITNKSDIDATTIASQHLVVAPTLITNSVELSESLAEEDSYQSQSIVLSEPVSQIELAVSQASSAIDLAVLSQSLLSVVSDKTGYPTDMLELEMDMEADLGIDSIKRVEILGAMQDLFPELPAFNPEELSELRTLGEIVTYMGNRNSVIQTTGKEVVTQLEPVASIAPQADVITQSNLEGLSQSLLEVVSDKTGYPTDMLELEMDMEADLGIDSIKRVEILGAMQDLFPELPPLNPEELSELRTLGEIVTYMGQNSLAVEKKTLIPV; translated from the coding sequence ATGCCAGATAGTAGAGAAAAAGTTAATGATCGACTCCAAAAGACTCCGGTAGCTATTATCGGCATGGCTTGTATTTTTCCGCAGGCGAAAAATTTACAAGAATATTGGCAGAATATTATTAGCAAAGTTGATTGTATTACTGATGTTCCTCCTTCACGCTGGAATATAGACGAGTATTACGATCCTGATCCTAAGACTCCTGATAAAACCTATTGCAAACGGGGTGGTTTCATTCCAGACATTGATTTTAATCCGATGGAGTTCGGATTACCCCCCAATATTTTGGAAGTGACAGATTCTTCACAAATACTGTCACTTCTAGTTGCAAAACAGGCTATGACAGATGCAGGTTATGGCGAAGCTAGCAAAGCCATCCGCGATCGCACAGGTGTTGTTTTAGGAGTCGGCGGGGGACAAAAACTGATTGTGCCATTGACTACACGCTTACAATATCCTGTATGGCAAAAAGTATTAAAAAGTAGTGGGCTTTCTGAAGAAGATACTCAGAAAATTATTGAAAAAATTAAGTTGGCATATATCAAGTGGGAAGAAAATTCTTTTCCGGGAATGCTTGGTAATGTAGTTGCGGGCAGGATTGCTAACCGCTTGGATTTAGGAGGAATTAACTGTGTAGTAGATGCAGCTTGTGCAGCTTCGTTGAGTGCTTTGAGAATGGCACTGAGCGAACTGACGGATTATCGCAGTGACATGATGATCACAGGTGGGGTAGATACCGACAATTCCATCTTCATGTATATGTGTTTTAGCAAAACCCCGGCCTTTTCTAAACGGCAAAAAATCAGTCCCTTCGATGGTGAGTCAGATGGAATGCTCATTGGAGAAGGCATTGGGATGATGGTACTCAAGCGTTTGGAAGATGCCGAAAAAGATGGCGATCGCATCTATGCAGTCATCAAGGGCATTGGAACATCAAGTGATGGTAAGCATAAAAGCATATATGCACCCCGTTCTTCAGGACAAGCGGTGGCTTTGGGTAGAGCCTATGCAGAAGCAGGATTTACACCATCCACAGTCGGTTTGATTGAAGCCCACGGCACCGGCACAACGGCAGGCGATCCCGCAGAGTTTGCGGCTTTAAATGAGGTTTTTCGGGAAAATAACCCGCAAAAACAACACATAGCCCTAGGTAGTGTGAAATCCCAAATAGGACATACTAAAGCTACAGCTGGTGCAGCCAGCTTGATTAAAACGGCTCTAGCTTTACATCATAAAATACTACCGCCCACCATTAATATCAGTGAACCTAATCCCCAACTGCAAATTGAAGATTCACCTTTTTATTTAAATACAGAAACTCGACCTTGGTTGCGTAGTGCCGATCAGCCTTCGAGAAGGGCAGGTGTGAGTTCTTTTGGCTTTGGTGGGACTAACTATCATGTAGTTTTGGAAGAATACAACAGCGAACAGAATTACTCTTATCGGTTACATCACAACCGCCATGAGATTTTACTGTTTGCTGATCACCCAGCGCAATTGCGCGATCGCTGTCAAACAGTTCTCCTACAGTTACAATCTTCAGCCTCAGCACAACACTATGCAGAACTGGTTGATGCCTGTAAATCATTAGTAATTCCTCCTAATTCCGCTAGAGTGGGATTTGTCGCTGCATCCGTAGCAGAAGCTTGTGAATACTTGCAAACTGCAATTAATTTACTCAACACTCAAGTATCAGCCGAATCCTGGGAGCATCCCCAAGGTATCTACTATCGCAAAGCAGGTATTGCACCGCAAACAAAAATAGTTGCTTTGTTTTCTGGGCAAGGTTCTCAGTATTTAGAGATGGGTAAGGAATTAACCCTCAACTTCCCAATACTCCGCCAAGCCTACGCCCAAATGGACAGCATCTTGAGCCAAGCGGGAGTTTCACCTATTTCCGATGTAGTGTTTCCTGTTCCTGTGTTTGCCACGCCTCAAAAAGAGGCTCAAGTAGCGAGATTACAACGGACTGAAAACGCTCAACCTGCAATTGGTGTTTTTAGTGTTGGTTTATACAAGATTCTGCAACAAGCTGGATTCAAACCTGATTTTGTAGCAGGACACAGTTTTGGTGAACTCACAGCTTTATGGTGTGCCGGAGTTTTGGCGGATGAAGATTACTTTTTCTTAGTCAAGGCTAGGGGACAAGCAATGGCCTCTCCGCAGAATTCTGATGTTGATACAGGCGGTATGCTAGCTGTTAGCGGTGATGTGAGCAAATTGCCAGAACTAATCACCAATTCTCTACAAATTAAAATTGCTAACTGGAATTCTAATAATCAGGTAGTCTTGGCGGGGACTAAATCAGAGGTTAGGGAAGTTCAACAGGTATTAACTAGACAAGGTTATTCTTGCATTCCACTAAACGTTTCTGCTGCTTTCCATACATCCCTTGTCAGTTATGCTCAAAAGCCCTTTGCCCAAGCAATTAGAACTGTCAAGTTCAATCAACCCAAAATTCCTGTATTTTCCAACATCACAGGTAATGTTTACCCACAAGAACCAGAAAAGATTCGTCAAACTTTAGCAGATCATATTCTCAATCCTGTTGTGTTTAAGCAGGAAATTGAAAATATCTATGCAGCCGGTGGCTACTGTTTTGTAGAATTTGGCCCGAAGCAGATTCTAATCAACCTGGTGAAAAATATTTTGGGTAATAAACCACATTTAGCCATAGCCTTGAATCCTCAAAGTCGCCGTCAAACAACAGAGATTGCATCCAAAGACAGCGATCGCTCCTTGCGCGAAGCAGTTGTACAGCTACGGGTAGCTGGATTACCTTTAGGCAACCTCGATCCATATCAAGCTGAATTAAAAGTTGATACCAATACTAAGAAGAGTTTAACGGTAAGGTTAAACGGTAGTAACTACGTCAGCGACAAAACCAAAAGCGTCTTTGAACAGGCCTTGCAAAGTGGGGATCAAATCAAATCTCAAATTCCACCAAAACCACAATCTATAAGTGAGCAATCTACAATCAAGTCTCAGATTCAGCCACAACCAGAGCTATCCAAATCAAAATCCACAACCACAGGCCAGTCTTCAGGTGTTAGTGGTAACGGTAACGGTAACGGTAACGGTAATGGCCGATCTGTAAACGGAAAACATCAACATAAAACACCGGAGAACGGACAAACAACCAAGCCTTCTCAACCTCAATTTATCACCTCTAAACCCACAATATCAATGCTAACTCAATCTACCCCATCAACAGTTCCTCAACAGCTATCGGTAGCTTCATCTACTCAAATAGAAAAGCTGTCAAAATCACTATCACCTGCATCAGATCAATCTGTTATCGACAGTTTTGAACGCATGATTATGCGTTTTTATGAACATCAAGCGGAAGTATTACGTGTTCAAGAACAATACTTAAAAAATCAAGCGGAAGCTTCCCAAGGCTTTCTACAGATGATGCAACAACAGTATTCTAGCTTGATTGCAGAAAGTAGTAATCACCATTTACAGGAAAAACTCTTAACTGATTTTCCTGCTCCTGCCTCATTAAAAGGACAAGAAATCACAAATAAATCAGATATTGACGCAACCACCATAGCATCTCAACATCTGGTGGTAGCCCCTACCTTGATCACTAATTCTGTGGAGTTATCTGAGTCACTAGCAGAAGAGGACTCATATCAAAGTCAGTCAATAGTTTTGAGTGAACCAGTATCTCAGATCGAACTAGCTGTTTCCCAAGCATCATCAGCTATTGATTTAGCTGTTTTAAGTCAATCCTTATTATCAGTAGTCAGTGACAAGACGGGTTATCCGACTGATATGTTGGAATTAGAGATGGATATGGAAGCTGATTTAGGCATCGATTCCATCAAACGAGTCGAAATCCTGGGAGCAATGCAGGATTTATTCCCTGAACTACCAGCATTCAATCCTGAAGAACTTTCAGAACTGAGAACTTTAGGTGAAATTGTCACCTATATGGGTAATAGAAATTCAGTTATCCAAACTACAGGAAAAGAGGTTGTTACCCAACTAGAGCCAGTAGCATCAATAGCACCACAAGCTGATGTAATTACTCAATCCAATTTAGAAGGTTTGTCCCAATCTCTTCTGGAAGTCGTGAGTGACAAGACAGGTTATCCGACTGATATGTTGGAATTAGAGATGGATATGGAAGCTGATTTAGGTATCGATTCCATCAAACGAGTTGAAATCCTGGGAGCAATGCAGGATTTATTTCCCGAACTACCACCACTCAATCCTGAAGAACTTTCAGAACTGAGAACTTTAGGTGAAATTGTCACCTATATGGGTCAAAATTCACTAGCGGTGGAAAAAAAAACTTTAATCCCAGTGTAG
- a CDS encoding fatty acyl-AMP ligase, with translation MLPNLKTVVDLLRYRAIHQTHQTAYTFLVDGETEEVSITYQELDIKARELAAYLQCLNIGGIGGKKALLLYQPGLEYIIAFFACLYAGIVAIPAYPPRLNKPTPRLQAIVANAQAKIALTNNSTLNNFEELFRQNPHLAALHWIATDSLTEILTKNLSEEWQQPKICSDTMAFLQYTSGSTGEPKGVMVSHGNLLHNSELIHQCFENTPQSRGVIWLPPYHDMGLIGGILQAAYCGGSVVIMSPLAFVKKPVRWLQAISHYKATTSGGPDFAYNLCVRKITPEQRATLDLSSWEVAFTGAEPVRAETLENFARTFEPCGFRKEAFYPCYGMAEATLIISGGLKAQAPIISQVNKASIEQNQVVITTDKLESRAIVGCGRTWINQRIAIVNPESLTLCPPDQVGEIWVLGDSVAQGYWNQSEYTEKIFHAYLTDTGEGPFLRTGDLGFLQDGELFVTGRLKDLMIICGRNHYPQDIELTAEQSHPALAPGCGVAFSIEIANQEKLVIAQEVERHYLRKLNIDEVIKAIVQAVSEQHDLQAYAVLLLKTGSIPKTSSGKVRRSACRADFLAGNLDVVADWSINPQYKVEFRSLSVEVESLLQQLQKGQQHGELVVSNKTYGIQSDRH, from the coding sequence ATGCTGCCTAATCTTAAAACTGTAGTGGATCTACTAAGATACAGAGCTATCCATCAGACTCATCAAACTGCATATACTTTTCTGGTTGATGGAGAAACGGAAGAAGTCAGTATTACCTATCAGGAGCTAGATATAAAAGCCAGAGAACTTGCAGCGTATTTGCAATGTTTAAATATTGGAGGCATTGGAGGTAAGAAGGCATTACTTCTGTATCAACCAGGACTAGAGTATATCATTGCATTTTTCGCGTGTTTATACGCTGGTATCGTAGCTATCCCGGCTTATCCACCACGATTGAATAAGCCTACACCCCGTCTACAAGCAATTGTGGCCAACGCACAGGCAAAAATTGCACTCACCAATAACTCTACCTTGAATAACTTTGAAGAGCTGTTTAGACAAAATCCACATTTGGCAGCTTTGCATTGGATAGCTACTGATAGCCTAACTGAGATACTCACCAAAAATTTGAGTGAAGAATGGCAGCAACCAAAGATTTGTAGCGATACAATGGCCTTTCTCCAATACACTTCAGGTTCTACAGGAGAGCCGAAAGGGGTAATGGTGAGTCATGGCAACTTACTACACAATTCCGAACTTATTCATCAATGTTTTGAAAATACACCCCAAAGTCGAGGCGTAATTTGGCTACCACCGTATCACGACATGGGATTAATTGGGGGGATATTACAAGCTGCTTACTGTGGTGGATCAGTTGTAATTATGTCTCCACTCGCATTTGTGAAAAAGCCAGTGCGTTGGCTACAGGCAATTTCCCACTACAAAGCTACCACCAGTGGCGGGCCAGATTTTGCCTATAACCTTTGTGTTCGCAAGATTACACCTGAACAGCGAGCAACTCTTGATTTGAGTAGTTGGGAGGTAGCTTTTACAGGAGCTGAACCAGTCAGAGCCGAAACTCTGGAGAACTTTGCTAGAACCTTTGAACCTTGTGGCTTTCGCAAAGAAGCTTTTTACCCCTGTTACGGGATGGCTGAGGCGACTTTAATTATATCTGGCGGGTTGAAAGCGCAAGCACCGATAATTAGCCAAGTGAACAAAGCAAGCATTGAACAGAATCAAGTAGTCATCACTACTGACAAACTAGAAAGTCGCGCAATTGTAGGCTGCGGTAGAACTTGGATAAATCAAAGAATTGCGATCGTCAATCCCGAATCTTTAACCCTCTGTCCTCCTGATCAAGTAGGAGAGATATGGGTATTAGGTGATAGTGTAGCGCAAGGCTATTGGAATCAATCAGAGTACACAGAAAAGATTTTCCACGCCTATCTAACAGATACCGGCGAAGGGCCTTTTTTACGTACAGGAGACTTAGGATTTTTGCAAGATGGTGAACTTTTCGTTACTGGCCGCCTCAAGGACTTAATGATCATTTGTGGTCGTAACCATTACCCCCAAGATATTGAATTAACAGCAGAACAAAGTCATCCTGCTCTGGCCCCAGGCTGTGGAGTTGCATTTTCTATTGAAATTGCTAATCAAGAAAAGTTAGTAATTGCCCAAGAAGTAGAACGACATTACCTCCGAAAGCTAAATATCGATGAAGTGATTAAGGCAATTGTACAAGCAGTTTCAGAGCAGCACGATCTACAAGCTTATGCAGTATTACTACTTAAAACTGGTAGCATACCTAAGACTTCCAGTGGCAAGGTTCGACGCAGTGCTTGTCGAGCTGATTTTCTAGCCGGAAACCTAGATGTAGTAGCTGATTGGAGTATTAATCCCCAATACAAAGTCGAATTCCGATCGCTATCAGTAGAAGTAGAATCTCTTTTGCAACAACTTCAAAAAGGTCAGCAACATGGAGAACTTGTTGTCTCTAATAAAACTTATGGTATTCAGTCAGACAGACATTAA
- a CDS encoding class I SAM-dependent methyltransferase: MATQTEIAVSYDVDNDFFRLWLDKRMIYSCAVFEDTDDLEIAQINKLKWHSSAAKAIPDKRLLDIGCGWGGTMEFLSQEIGVKDLTGITLSHAQYSEVKAKSIPGVSVECVSYLDYQPKQKFDGVISIGMFEHIARPEQERTGEHISVYRDYFHRAWQWTNPGSWFALQSIVKWKAPRSRNDIREMSWLPSAIFPGSALPRLEAIIASVNPYWEVMEVKTRREHYARTTSEWLLRLRSHEELITQRWGKERFQEYERYLNTCVMIYDKGYNSLAQIALRRVD, translated from the coding sequence ATGGCTACGCAAACAGAAATCGCTGTTTCTTATGATGTTGATAATGATTTTTTCCGGTTATGGCTAGACAAACGCATGATTTACTCGTGCGCTGTGTTTGAGGATACTGATGATTTGGAAATAGCCCAAATAAATAAGTTGAAATGGCATAGTTCAGCAGCCAAGGCTATTCCTGATAAACGGCTACTAGACATTGGTTGTGGTTGGGGAGGCACTATGGAATTCCTCTCACAAGAAATAGGAGTCAAAGATTTAACAGGTATTACTCTATCCCATGCTCAATATTCTGAAGTTAAGGCTAAATCCATTCCAGGTGTGTCTGTTGAATGCGTGTCATATCTAGATTATCAACCCAAGCAAAAGTTTGATGGCGTAATTAGTATCGGTATGTTTGAGCATATCGCTAGACCAGAACAAGAACGCACGGGTGAACATATCTCGGTTTATCGAGACTATTTCCATAGAGCTTGGCAATGGACAAATCCTGGTTCCTGGTTTGCTTTACAAAGTATCGTTAAATGGAAAGCACCACGAAGTCGAAACGATATACGGGAAATGAGTTGGTTGCCATCCGCAATTTTTCCAGGTTCAGCACTCCCACGTTTAGAAGCAATTATTGCTTCGGTGAACCCTTACTGGGAAGTCATGGAAGTAAAAACTCGAAGAGAACATTATGCCAGAACTACCTCAGAGTGGTTACTACGGCTCAGAAGTCATGAAGAGTTAATTACGCAACGCTGGGGCAAAGAGAGATTTCAAGAGTATGAGCGATATTTAAATACCTGCGTCATGATTTATGACAAAGGCTACAACTCTCTGGCACAAATTGCCTTACGTCGAGTTGATTAG
- a CDS encoding acyl-ACP desaturase: MGASLTHKDNIYRAYMEFFDIAERKRRWHPLNDIPWEKLDISKNTEEKAISAETYCGVELYVPDYTANGLNLVRPIFGYAWFETNWGYEESKHGLTFREYLIRSGLRTEEQYAEFEKHIFTKVWNLPFHTPRQMTCYGALQESATFLAYRSQLRKAQQEKDEVLEKIYFYISRDEGAHMGFYLQVLQYEMEEDREGTLTDLSYVVRHFQMPGIELIPEYDQRFQVNGIGISFQQFLQRGLFPILKALGTSRSELVRVSKRMFEKSNKAHIKAVCQ; this comes from the coding sequence ATGGGAGCATCTTTGACGCATAAAGATAATATTTACCGCGCCTATATGGAATTCTTTGACATAGCAGAGCGAAAACGGCGTTGGCATCCTTTGAATGACATTCCTTGGGAAAAACTTGATATCTCCAAGAATACAGAAGAAAAAGCCATAAGTGCTGAAACCTACTGTGGAGTTGAATTGTATGTACCAGATTACACAGCAAATGGCTTGAACTTAGTACGCCCAATTTTTGGATATGCTTGGTTCGAGACTAATTGGGGTTATGAAGAATCAAAGCACGGACTTACTTTTCGTGAGTATTTAATTCGCTCAGGTCTGCGTACAGAAGAGCAATACGCAGAGTTTGAAAAGCATATCTTTACCAAAGTCTGGAATCTGCCTTTTCATACACCAAGGCAAATGACTTGTTATGGTGCATTACAAGAATCAGCGACTTTTCTGGCTTATCGATCCCAATTACGGAAAGCACAACAAGAGAAAGATGAAGTATTAGAAAAAATATACTTCTACATTAGTCGAGATGAAGGAGCCCATATGGGGTTTTATCTTCAGGTTCTTCAATATGAGATGGAAGAAGACAGAGAAGGAACTTTAACTGACTTATCATATGTCGTTAGGCACTTTCAGATGCCAGGAATTGAATTAATTCCGGAGTATGATCAACGATTTCAAGTGAATGGAATAGGCATTAGCTTCCAACAATTTTTACAACGAGGTCTTTTCCCCATATTGAAGGCTTTAGGGACGAGCCGTTCAGAGTTAGTGAGAGTTAGTAAGAGGATGTTTGAAAAGTCCAACAAAGCTCACATCAAGGCAGTCTGTCAATAG
- a CDS encoding acyl carrier protein has product MTNDEILDLLKEAFQVAAPEQAAAVDSLTMESMLGEFGVSSIIALEMAGYIEEKLEIQFPDDELDQISSIKSFVKLIQKHTKALV; this is encoded by the coding sequence ATGACAAACGACGAAATTTTAGATCTACTCAAAGAAGCTTTTCAGGTTGCTGCTCCCGAACAAGCTGCTGCTGTAGACAGTTTAACAATGGAGAGTATGCTTGGTGAGTTTGGTGTCAGTTCAATCATCGCCCTAGAGATGGCAGGATACATTGAAGAGAAGTTAGAAATTCAATTTCCAGATGATGAACTGGATCAAATTTCCAGTATCAAAAGCTTTGTTAAATTGATTCAAAAACATACAAAAGCATTGGTCTAA
- a CDS encoding alpha/beta hydrolase family protein, whose protein sequence is MLRASEENFTIVTSDNRKLSARWWSGAEASERSVVFLSAFAAPQIYLRWFAAYLAAQGWGVLTFDYRGIGGSKDAGVELDSQTTFDDWVNLDIPAAIAEVRQRTKTKFLGVIAHSIGGQLLGQSLACKSIDGALFISSQRLMPELFKGKARLRIHYAYTLFPVFIQIFGHLPISKFTLPQECPKQILLQGIRWGQSGLITDASGVNIESRFAEYKRPLIMITISDDDYYASPASVEALAKLYAGAKIRHKIITPQDYGLEKIGHFGFFNRHVPKELWCQAEEWLRELIYCTKK, encoded by the coding sequence TTGCTAAGAGCTTCAGAAGAGAATTTCACTATAGTTACATCAGACAACCGTAAGTTATCTGCAAGGTGGTGGTCTGGAGCAGAAGCTTCAGAACGTAGTGTAGTGTTTTTATCGGCATTTGCTGCACCTCAAATATATCTCCGTTGGTTTGCAGCTTATCTTGCTGCACAGGGGTGGGGAGTATTGACATTTGATTATCGTGGGATAGGAGGATCGAAAGATGCAGGTGTAGAACTTGACTCTCAAACTACTTTTGATGATTGGGTTAACCTGGATATTCCAGCAGCCATAGCTGAAGTCAGGCAACGAACAAAAACTAAATTTTTAGGGGTGATTGCCCATAGCATCGGAGGACAATTATTAGGTCAGAGTTTGGCTTGTAAATCTATTGATGGTGCATTGTTTATATCTTCACAGCGCCTGATGCCTGAACTGTTTAAAGGAAAAGCAAGGCTTCGTATCCATTACGCCTACACACTTTTTCCGGTTTTTATCCAAATTTTTGGGCATCTACCGATATCAAAATTTACTCTCCCACAAGAATGTCCAAAACAAATTCTATTACAAGGAATTAGATGGGGGCAAAGTGGTTTGATTACAGATGCAAGTGGAGTGAATATCGAATCACGATTTGCTGAATATAAAAGGCCATTGATCATGATTACTATTTCAGATGATGATTATTATGCTTCTCCTGCTTCTGTTGAAGCCTTAGCCAAGCTTTATGCAGGAGCAAAGATACGTCATAAAATAATTACTCCTCAAGATTATGGTTTAGAAAAAATTGGACACTTTGGTTTTTTTAATCGTCATGTTCCCAAAGAATTATGGTGTCAAGCAGAAGAATGGTTAAGAGAACTAATTTATTGTACAAAAAAGTAA